The genomic segment TCGAGCATAAGTCCCGGAAAAATGCTCCAACCCctacaatattatatttattcaaacatCATCACATTAATTACGGAAAAACCTTTActcacttcatatatatataaaactttaaataattaattaatatatctgATAACACAAGGTGGACATTCCGGTCAAGGAGTtctgcaaagataaatggaagtaaCCGCTCCATGAAAACATGACAGTCATGGCTCTTCATGcctgaaaactttccattttccatatAAACACAACTAGCTAAGTCTGCCGAATAGCCATCTGAGAATTTAACTGAGTATTTCACACATTTCAATAAGCTTGTTCTGGCTTCATCTGTCAATGTATAGGGCGGGAAAGGTGTTTTACCCCTACTATCAAGATGTAGGTGTGGCCGAGAACAGAACTTTGCTATATCCAACCTTGACATGACggaatcttttgatttaccttTCACACGCATAAGAGTGTACATGATGTTGtccaaaaaattcttctctgtatgcatcacatcaatattatgtcCGAGATTAAGTTCCTTCTAGTACGGTAGCGACCATAAAATGCTTTCCTTGTACCAGTTATGATGCTTTCCTATCCATGCATCTTcctttcatgaccatttccacTGAATTCCTTGGTTCTTGGTGGATTTACAGAATTCGACCGCTCAGAATAAACTTGCTCACCAGTCAAAGACTCTGGTGGATACTCTCTTGTAGCGTCTTTTCCCTCCAGTAAGTCTTTTTTATTCCTCCTCAGAGGATGATCAGGAGGAAGAAATCtccgatgacaatcaaaccaacatgtcttccttccattaggtagataaaaagacTTTATGTCGTCCATGCAAACTGGACAAGACAATTTACCATGTGTTGTCATCCAGATAACATACCATACACAGGAAAGTCGCTTATCGTCCACATCAGCACTGCTTTTAGGTTGAAATTTTGGCCCAATGACACATCGTATGCATCgactccagtagaccacaactcttttaactcatcaataagaggttggagaaagacATCAAGACTAGCTCGCGGATGGTTTGGACCAGaattcagaattgtaagaaacaagtactcAATATCCATGCACATACTAGGGGGTAGATTATATGGCGTCAATATCACTGGCCATAATGAATGGTGACGAAACATCCCAAATGAATTGAACCCATCAGTACACAATCCCAGATACACGTTACGGGGTTCTTTAGTAAAttgaggattttgttcttgaaaatacttcCACTCCGCTGCATCAGACGGATGACTCATTTCTCCCACCTTTGCTTAGTGCTCGGCATGCCATCGCATTGCTGCTGCAGTCTTGTGActctgatacattctcttcagTCTATCACCAATAGGTAAGtaccacatacgactatatggtactttggttctaCTTCGGTCATTATTAGGCTTCCATTTTGGtgcatcacaaaacaaacatttttcttcctttttgtcatCTTTCCAGAATAGCATACAATTGTTTATACAAACATCAATCGCCCACAGTTAGCCAATGAAGCTTAGCTTTCTGTTTAAGGTAATCTTCCTCGAGCTCAGCAAGGTGATGCCACAAAGAATAAGCATTTGTCTCCTCTTCAAGCGCTTGTTGGGTCGGACTTTCCAGAGTAGCAGCTTGCTTATGACAGAGAACCTCATGTGCCTCACGTCTCCGTTTGGACAAATCGCCAAACTGCTCTTTTCCCAAAGAACGCAAGCTTGGTTTTAAGTCTTTTAATTTCCTGGAGAGGCAATGCATAGCAGATGTAGAAGGAAACAGTGGGATCGTTCCATTCCAATGGTTCGCAACAACCTCATGAAATTGAGGTAATTTAGCCAGAGCTTTAACAAATTTAAACGGTCTGCGACCACctgttgcagcagcctccaggACAATGCGACCTCTAGCATGATCAGAACAACCACCAGCCTCAAAAACAGTGTAAGAATGTGGAAAGCAATCTCCCCAATGCTCAATAATTAAAACTCGATCCAACTTCTTACAGATCAGACCCTCATCCCTCTTATTACACCAAGTGTAGAGTGGACCATGATGGCCTAAATCATTGAGTGAACAATGTCTCACCACATCCTGAAACTCACGCATCCCCAATGTATTAAACTGCAATTGACCATGATTAGAGTGTTCTCCACTCTCcaaaatctcattaaaatcaccacaAATCATCCAGGGCTTATTTCTAAACAATGGAGAATCGTGATGACATCATATCTCATCCCAGAGAATCCTCCTCTCCTCTGAAGAATTCAACGCATATACAAAGGAGCAAAAAAACTCCTTTGTTCCACCCTCCAACAGAACCGAACAAGTAATCACTTGACTACTCTTGAAAACAGGAGTAAGCCTCACTGTATCTCACCAAACCACCCATATACGACCCAATGGATGCGATTCATAATTACACAAAGAAGACCAACctttgaaaacagagaaaactaTCTTGGCTGCACGACTTTCCTTGACTCGCGTCTCTAGTAGGCAACCAAACTGCAGAGAACTACTATTTACCCAACTTCTAATAATGGAATGTTTTGAAGTTTTGTTTAGACCACGGACATTCCAGAAGAAACTTGACATGTTAAGGTTTGCGAGTGAGACCCTTCTTTGTCAAACTCTCAACGTAGCAGCTGTTAATTTACGAGCATTATGTAATCATTTAAAGATGTTAAATGTTTACTCCACatgtttaaatatatacaacCAGTTCACAagattttatgaatatattgttttcttttttgtcaatctTACGAATATATTGGCTTGGTCTCTTTTGTGGTAATATGTGGGCTGAATAACCACTTAGTAACCTGGTccaatacccaaaaaaaacaacaaacttttttaatgttctttttaTAGTAAttgtcttctctttcttttgtatcgGAAACTCTAGCGCCACCGACCAATAGAGCTCCGGCCACATCTGAGGCGAGGTTGAAAATACATGCTAAGAGACCATACCATCTTTACATGCCAAACAATTAATGGAAAAACCAAACTTCGGACTGCTAAGACTGTAGAAGAAAATACATTTCTTATATCACTCTGGAACTACTATAACAACTTGTACAGGTAGTTGAACAAGTGACAGACTCGCTTGACTACACAAGACACAGTTTTCAAATTACCTTCTAACCGTAACTACTTTATATGTGTTATATACATATGGTCATTGTGTTTCTATTAATTTCCTCACATCTGTTACACCAGTTAAGAATATagagtaaatatatattctcgATTACCATAACTACATTATGACATTCTCTATATACACACTGATAATAAGAAGTGAGTTGGCTGCTTTAAAACACCGAAGTTAGATTTACTTTATcgttctaaattattttcttaaatagcaAAGTTAGATttacattttaatattatatacatatatatatatatatatatatatatcaaaatgtgAAGTTAGATTTACTTTATCGTTCTATAGACTATAACTCATATTCTACCATGAATCAAAATATTCCGAccaaaacaaagttgaaaataaaatccgAGCTGCTTTTATGCTCCGGTATACTTCCATATTTTgaagaaacaaccaaaatttacaaaatggAAGAGAGTTTAATTCCCAACAACATTTTATGTTTCGGAAACTTGGTTAAAGCctcaaacattctataaaaaggTCGACATGAGTATTACTCGTGTGGagaaaatttatgaaatgtTTCTTACCTAACACTAGAATAAATTTTCCTCAATATTACTCGTGTGGTTTTTAGTTTCCCAAATAAAGAAATACTTCACGTGAATCCTTTTTGCTCATCGGTCCCCCCCACCCTCACgtttcatttcctttttgtCATGTCAGTAAGAtgtgttttaaaatgtttgtgGTTATGACATGAGTAAGGAAAAATGTTACCACATGTATGATAATGAATATGGTAATACTAGTAGGTGAATATCTACAAAACACAcgggtttttttatttattcttaagactggtttggtttcttttgtgaCCAAGCCAATCTCCTTGTActgttgttattgtttctatAAATATAGGCTATAGCTACATGTTTGAAACAAGTAGGCCGATTATGTTTTTATGGCACAAAAATCTGTAACTATTCTTGGAATGTTAATATAACTATTAGCAATTTATATTGGATTTTCATTTGAGAGTTTgtcctaaaaaaaataaagtccaTAATTCTAACTAAGAAGTTATGGATCTAGGTCCATATATCTTTTCAGACCCGTaatcaaaacatattatatgGTTTCGTCCCAAGAATAGATTTGAACAAATGACCTGaatattttttgtcaaatttttttaccatttaagCTATTGAGTCTTTGTAAGATCCATAATtcctattaaaatatatataaagctcATTCGAGGTGGAAAACTTACTTAGTTACTTGCATTTGATCGTGAGAAGCCAAATACTCGAGTTCGTCACTTCGCCAGTCCAATATCACCTCCGGATCGATTCAAATGTTTAGTATGAAACAGTGGTATGTATATAGGCATTTAATGTGAGGTTAAATTGACCGAGATTGAGCTTAAAGAGCAATGCTATCGTTTTGACGCACACATGTACACAACTCACATCGGATCTTAAAAGAGGATAGGAGGTGCATCGGGTTAAAAGATCCAGAAACTTTTATTGTACGgagatcttaaacatgtttcCTTTTTCCACGTTCTCATATTGCTTCAGAATACTTCACGCacatctttattttaaaatgtcgTCAATACAAATACTTTTAAGTCTTTAACATACAAATACTTTTCAGTCACTAAATTTAGTGTGTTTAATCTCTAATGTTTAATTAATGCATGCTTGCATATATGCTTGTATATATAACCTAAAATGTGTAATGTTAAATTAACTTTGTTAGTGTGAATCATAATAGTGAAGGTAGTACCATTCttcatgaactttttttttcttcaatatattgTTTATTCTTTGCTTAAGCGTTCAtacaaatcttattatataaactttggttttcaaagttagtaactcaccagatcgtgacacgtgttagttttatcGATTagaaatcaaagttaaaaactcaccagatcgtgataCATGTCAATTTTcacgattaaatatcaaagttagtaactcatcataTCGTGAcaaatgtcaattttaacgatcagaaatcacagttttcaagctttgTAAAACAAAGTATAAGAttattgtaatcttattatatttaaaaaaacaactaagataaatatactatatgCCATCCTTGTCAAAGTTTCACTGTtacaaagattctcaaccaatacatggtaaaataaatatactatgtgccatccatatttggtcgtataattatactatataacctaACACATTAAAATTTATCTTGCctttgtttgcacaaaaaaataaataaataaattttatgtctcTATAAGAAAACACGGTTTTTCCAACTACGATCAGCGACTAAAAGCATAGTCGTTAAATTTAGCGACAATTTACCCACTAATTGGCGACTGTTTTGTGACTATTCTGGTATAGTCGTTTATTAGTTGCTTATTTACAACAAAAcaatttagtcgctaaattagtCGCTAAATGGCGACTAAATAGCGACGAAATAAGGAAGTTGTGAATGTTGTTGTCAAACAGTCGCCAAATTAGCGACTAAGTGTGTAGTTTCTAGTGTAGTCGTAAATTTGGCGACTAAATTGCGATATTTTCGGCGGGTCGGAATTTTGTCGCAAAATAGTCCCTTAAAGTTGGTTTAAAACACGTTTTTAGCATTCCGGAGTAGGTGTACCTGTATTTGGTGACTACGTAATATAGTCACTTTTTAGTCGCTATATATGCCTATATAAACTGAGCTCACCAATCGTTTTTCTCACTCGCATAAACACaaagcaacataaaaaaaaagtggtcatagagatttataataatgtcaggaagttacaattatagtaatttcCGGGAGTGGATGCACAAGAGGATCGATGAGATGACGAGaaattttacagaagagttcaGAGCCGGGATGGAGCAGTTCATGCAATTTGCAAATAGCCAGCCTTTTGCACAAGAAAATGGGGGTAAGTTTTTTTGCTCTTGTAGTAGGTGCAAAAACGGGAAGCGTATTCTAGGGACTagaatttggaatcatctttttagttatgggtttatgccagattattatgtttggtataagcatgggaaaaaaattaatatggatATAGGAACGAGTACTGTTGATCCGACTTTTTTTAGTGGGAGTGAGGAagtgggtaatgtagtagaagatagatatgtggatatggtgaatgatgcatttccttcTAATGTGGGTTTTGATGATAACTATCAATGGGATGGGG from the Camelina sativa cultivar DH55 chromosome 12, Cs, whole genome shotgun sequence genome contains:
- the LOC104733547 gene encoding uncharacterized protein LOC104733547, giving the protein MREFQDVVRHCSLNDLGHHGPLYTWCNKRDEGLICKKLDRVLIIEHWGDCFPHSYTVFEAGGCSDHARGRIVLEAAATGGRRPFKFVKALAKLPQFHEVVANHWNGTIPLFPSTSAMHCLSRKLKDLKPSLRSLGKEQFGDLSKRRREAHEVLCHKQAATLESPTQQALEEETNAYSLWHHLAELEEDYLKQKAKLHWLTVGD